A single window of Cetobacterium sp. ZOR0034 DNA harbors:
- a CDS encoding MATE family efflux transporter, which yields MSQNITLENGCVKKLFFKFAIPSILGMLIVSLQIMVDGLFLSKGVGPLGLAAVNLSMPLINLLLSIALMICIGGGVLVGIASGNGEKERAKSLTSLTLILLLGVLLFISIFLLLNFDAVMKLLGTNLETYELVKKYLAILIPGSIFFSMPIFTETFVRIIGKPNQVFVSGAICFLTNVFLDYIFVIKLGMGMEGAAVASCFANMFGALSLFYHVQFGKISGTLKDIKEIFYNGSSEMLTVISSAVTTYIFNIIIMKNIGVLGVSALTIVFYINSIVNISLYGLSQALQPIISYNLGAKRGDKIKDVLKVALKSGAAIGIITFISMHLFGDKIIGLFSNGNKELQDLTNRAIFFFTFAYLLSFINIISSSFHTSIEKPFESAFISCGRAIIFVLIPLFTLPIIIGETGIWLAIPIAELICLTVSIPLMKNSLKKLPLKC from the coding sequence ATGTCACAAAATATTACCCTTGAAAATGGGTGTGTAAAAAAACTATTTTTTAAATTTGCAATACCTAGTATCTTAGGAATGCTTATTGTATCACTACAAATTATGGTAGATGGATTATTTTTGAGTAAAGGTGTTGGACCATTGGGACTAGCTGCTGTAAACCTATCTATGCCTCTTATCAATCTTTTACTAAGTATCGCTTTAATGATTTGTATTGGTGGAGGAGTTTTAGTAGGAATCGCTTCTGGAAATGGAGAAAAAGAAAGAGCAAAAAGTCTTACAAGCTTGACTTTAATTTTACTTTTAGGAGTTCTTCTTTTTATCTCAATATTTTTACTTCTTAATTTTGATGCTGTTATGAAGCTTTTAGGTACAAACTTAGAAACATATGAGCTTGTTAAGAAATATTTAGCTATTCTGATTCCAGGTTCTATATTCTTCAGTATGCCTATTTTTACTGAAACATTCGTTAGAATTATTGGTAAACCTAATCAGGTTTTCGTGAGTGGCGCTATTTGTTTTTTAACAAATGTATTTCTAGATTATATCTTTGTTATTAAGCTAGGAATGGGAATGGAAGGGGCTGCTGTTGCATCATGTTTTGCTAATATGTTTGGTGCTCTTAGCTTATTTTATCACGTACAATTTGGTAAAATATCTGGAACATTAAAAGATATTAAAGAAATTTTCTATAATGGTAGTTCAGAGATGCTAACTGTTATTTCTAGTGCTGTTACAACTTATATTTTCAATATCATTATTATGAAAAACATTGGTGTTTTAGGAGTGTCAGCATTAACAATAGTATTTTATATTAATTCTATCGTAAATATCTCTCTATATGGTTTATCTCAAGCACTACAACCTATTATCTCTTATAATTTAGGAGCTAAAAGAGGTGATAAAATCAAAGATGTTTTAAAAGTAGCTTTAAAATCTGGAGCTGCAATTGGGATTATTACTTTTATATCTATGCATCTTTTTGGAGATAAAATTATTGGACTTTTCTCAAATGGAAACAAAGAACTCCAAGATTTAACTAATAGAGCAATATTTTTCTTTACTTTTGCATACTTATTATCGTTTATCAATATTATCTCAAGCAGTTTCCATACATCTATTGAAAAACCTTTTGAGTCTGCTTTTATATCTTGTGGAAGAGCTATAATATTTGTATTAATTCCACTATTTACATTACCAATAATAATTGGAGAAACTGGAATTTGGTTAGCTATACCTATTGCAGAGCTTATCTGTCTTACAGTTAGTATTCCACTTATGAAAAACTCTTTAAAAAAACTTCCTCTTAAATGTTAA
- a CDS encoding membrane protein: protein MDTNHSRRKKAMGLEGIVCIVILSTLIYLLSSKMGGINMINTIIKTAHDLLLNTVFFIMGVSVIAGAFAGILSEFGVIAILNKLLSPLMKPLYRLPGAAAIGVLTTYISDNPAILSLSADKGFTKYFKKYQLPALTNLGTSFGMGFIVSTFMIAQSGSMNENLVFPVVLGNLGAFIGSVVSVNLMINFTKKIFHEKGDLVEKDDSTLSFFEYRDIRDGNVLERLLEALLEGGKNGVQMGMEIIPGVLIICTTVLLLTNGAGENGYTGAAYEGIALLPYVGEKLQFILKPLFGFTSAKALAFPITSLGAVGAALGLVPQFIADKAITSREIAVFTAMGMTWSGYLSTHVAMMDSLGYRKLTGKAIFSHTIGGIVAGVVTNILYTLFM from the coding sequence ATGGATACGAATCACTCGAGAAGAAAAAAAGCTATGGGGCTAGAAGGAATAGTTTGCATAGTAATATTATCAACATTAATCTATCTTTTATCTAGTAAGATGGGTGGAATAAATATGATAAATACAATTATAAAAACAGCACATGATTTACTATTAAATACAGTGTTTTTTATAATGGGAGTTTCAGTTATAGCAGGGGCATTTGCAGGAATTTTATCTGAGTTTGGAGTTATAGCTATTTTGAATAAGTTGTTATCACCACTTATGAAGCCGTTATATAGATTACCTGGAGCAGCAGCAATAGGAGTTTTAACAACATATATTTCGGATAATCCAGCAATTTTAAGTTTATCAGCAGATAAAGGATTCACAAAATATTTTAAAAAATATCAATTGCCAGCATTAACAAATTTAGGGACGTCGTTTGGAATGGGATTCATAGTGTCTACATTTATGATTGCTCAAAGTGGAAGTATGAATGAAAATCTTGTATTTCCAGTTGTTTTAGGGAATTTAGGGGCATTTATAGGAAGTGTTGTGAGTGTAAATTTGATGATTAATTTTACTAAGAAAATTTTCCATGAAAAGGGAGATTTAGTAGAAAAAGATGATTCAACATTAAGTTTTTTTGAGTATAGAGATATAAGAGATGGAAATGTTTTAGAAAGATTATTAGAAGCGCTTCTAGAAGGTGGAAAAAACGGAGTTCAAATGGGAATGGAAATTATTCCTGGAGTTCTAATAATTTGTACAACAGTTTTATTATTGACAAATGGTGCTGGAGAAAATGGATATACTGGAGCAGCTTACGAAGGGATTGCTCTTTTACCATATGTGGGAGAGAAGCTACAATTTATTCTAAAACCACTGTTTGGATTTACAAGTGCAAAAGCATTGGCGTTTCCAATCACATCATTAGGAGCAGTAGGAGCGGCTTTAGGACTTGTTCCACAATTTATAGCTGATAAGGCTATTACATCTAGAGAGATTGCTGTATTTACAGCTATGGGTATGACTTGGAGTGGATATTTAAGCACACACGTTGCAATGATGGATAGTTTAGGATATAGAAAGTTGACAGGAAAAGCTATATTTAGTCATACAATTGGTGGAATCGTAGCAGGAGTAGTAACAAATATATTATATACACTTTTCATGTAA
- the alr gene encoding alanine racemase, translating to MSRDGFRVTLDKNNIIHNFNYIKNSTKKEVISVVKANAYGHGLKEVVPILDEAGCTYFAVARESEAIEILSLNLSNIRILVFETIENLSLLKTHDNLEMCINSLSELKELIEKDIDFSQLHLKFDFGFARNGFTKDELNEIKNIIIKNDLHFKGAMTHFFSSNPEEIILIQKEFINWINFLGKERFEIIHSQNSAATILGLGEGSTHVRCGISLLGMLDPGIEDENIKRSWTLSGPIYNIKDFSSLDFIGYTRKDNIDTQTFNKVGKIKIGYGDGFAKNNTNIMCHINNKEFPIVHISMDTSFVLIDDSVQQGDSVEIYRDFNRCNSFLNMDHYEYTTLLNSRIPRIIVEE from the coding sequence ATGAGCAGAGACGGTTTTCGTGTAACACTTGATAAAAATAATATTATACATAATTTCAACTATATTAAAAACTCTACAAAGAAAGAGGTTATCTCAGTTGTAAAAGCTAATGCTTATGGTCATGGTTTAAAAGAAGTAGTCCCTATTCTAGATGAAGCTGGTTGCACATATTTTGCTGTTGCCAGAGAATCTGAAGCTATTGAAATCTTATCTTTAAATCTATCTAATATAAGAATTCTTGTTTTTGAAACAATTGAAAATCTTTCTCTTTTGAAAACTCATGATAATCTAGAGATGTGTATAAATAGTCTTTCAGAACTTAAAGAATTGATTGAAAAAGATATAGATTTCTCTCAACTTCATCTGAAATTCGACTTCGGGTTTGCTCGAAATGGATTTACAAAAGATGAGTTAAATGAAATTAAAAATATTATCATAAAAAATGATCTTCATTTCAAAGGTGCTATGACTCATTTTTTTAGTTCAAATCCTGAGGAGATAATTTTAATTCAAAAAGAATTTATTAATTGGATTAATTTTTTAGGTAAGGAACGTTTTGAAATTATTCACTCTCAAAATAGTGCAGCTACAATTCTTGGATTGGGAGAAGGATCGACTCATGTAAGATGTGGAATTAGTCTCTTAGGTATGCTCGATCCTGGAATCGAAGACGAAAATATCAAGCGATCTTGGACTTTGTCAGGACCAATCTACAATATCAAAGATTTTTCCTCTTTAGATTTCATCGGCTATACAAGAAAAGATAACATTGATACTCAAACCTTTAATAAAGTCGGAAAAATTAAAATTGGTTATGGAGATGGATTTGCTAAAAATAATACAAATATTATGTGTCACATAAATAACAAAGAGTTCCCTATCGTTCACATTAGTATGGACACATCTTTTGTTCTTATTGACGACTCTGTACAACAGGGAGATTCTGTTGAAATTTATCGTGATTTTAATAGATGTAACTCTTTCCTTAATATGGATCACTATGAATATACCACTTTACTAAATTCAAGAATTCCTAGAATTATTGTTGAAGAATAA
- a CDS encoding purine-nucleoside phosphorylase, producing MYNKVMETVEFLNSKVTNRPKIAIILGSGLGGLVEYVENKIIIPYEEIPNFPVSTVAGHAGELVFGTINGVEVLVMKGRFHYYEGYNMKEVTYPQYVFKKFGIETMIVSNAAGGANRSFKPGTLMIINDHINFFGTNPLIGKNDERFGPRFPDMSETYSKALIEKAKSVANRLNIEFEEGIYLGSSGPTYETAAEVSMMMGMGASAVGMSTVPESIVANYLGMKILGISCITNMATGIATKPHSHEEVVEIANQTGERFCKWIAETVKEL from the coding sequence ATGTATAATAAAGTAATGGAAACTGTAGAGTTTTTAAATTCAAAAGTTACAAATAGACCTAAAATAGCTATAATATTGGGTTCTGGACTTGGTGGTTTAGTAGAGTATGTGGAGAATAAAATAATTATACCATATGAAGAGATACCAAACTTCCCAGTTTCAACAGTAGCTGGTCATGCAGGAGAACTTGTATTTGGAACAATAAATGGTGTTGAAGTTTTAGTTATGAAAGGAAGATTCCACTATTACGAAGGGTATAATATGAAAGAGGTTACTTATCCTCAATATGTATTTAAGAAATTTGGAATAGAAACTATGATTGTAAGTAACGCTGCTGGTGGAGCTAATAGAAGTTTTAAACCAGGAACACTTATGATTATAAATGATCATATCAACTTCTTTGGAACAAATCCTTTAATCGGAAAAAATGATGAGAGATTTGGACCAAGATTCCCAGATATGTCAGAAACTTACAGTAAGGCTTTAATAGAAAAAGCAAAATCTGTTGCAAATAGATTAAATATAGAGTTTGAAGAAGGAATATACTTAGGATCATCTGGACCAACTTATGAAACGGCAGCAGAAGTGAGCATGATGATGGGAATGGGTGCATCAGCAGTAGGGATGTCAACAGTTCCAGAATCAATTGTAGCAAACTACCTTGGAATGAAAATATTAGGAATATCTTGTATCACAAATATGGCTACTGGAATTGCAACGAAGCCACATTCACATGAAGAGGTTGTAGAGATAGCAAATCAGACAGGAGAGAGATTCTGTAAGTGGATTGCTGAAACAGTAAAAGAGTTATAA
- a CDS encoding phosphatase, giving the protein MKEYKIDLHIHTNVNPHAFSTLEENIAAAAKKGMEVIAITNHGPALQDTPHWWHLVNIAILPEVIDGVRVIKGVEANILDTDGKLDINQRVYDHMELVLAGFHVVDEYGVIDDMEKNTTAILSLIKKQKADIIVHLGNPIFPVDYKRIVKAAKENKVALEVNNTSLGTITRVGSKKNCKAMLELAKEERCYIALGTDAHYSGHIGEFQRAIELLDEVDYPKELIINSSKETFEEFLKLRQELRSKKVDS; this is encoded by the coding sequence ATGAAAGAGTATAAGATTGATTTACATATTCATACAAATGTAAATCCTCACGCATTTAGTACTTTAGAGGAGAATATAGCTGCAGCAGCAAAAAAAGGAATGGAAGTTATAGCTATTACAAATCATGGACCAGCTTTACAAGATACTCCACATTGGTGGCATTTGGTAAATATAGCAATTTTACCAGAAGTTATTGACGGAGTTAGAGTAATTAAAGGTGTAGAAGCTAATATACTAGATACAGATGGGAAGTTAGATATCAATCAAAGAGTGTACGATCATATGGAGTTAGTTTTAGCAGGATTCCATGTAGTTGATGAGTATGGTGTTATTGATGATATGGAGAAAAATACAACAGCTATATTGAGTTTGATAAAAAAGCAAAAAGCTGATATAATAGTTCATCTGGGTAATCCAATTTTCCCAGTAGATTATAAAAGAATAGTTAAAGCAGCAAAAGAAAATAAAGTGGCCTTAGAGGTAAATAATACATCTCTAGGAACAATAACAAGAGTTGGTTCTAAAAAGAATTGTAAAGCAATGTTAGAGTTAGCTAAAGAGGAGAGATGTTATATAGCTTTAGGTACAGATGCGCACTATTCTGGTCATATTGGAGAGTTTCAAAGAGCGATTGAGCTTTTAGATGAGGTTGATTATCCAAAAGAGCTAATTATAAATAGTTCAAAAGAAACTTTTGAAGAATTTTTAAAACTGAGACAAGAGTTAAGAAGTAAAAAAGTAGACTCTTAA
- a CDS encoding nitronate monooxygenase, with translation MQKNRICELLGIKYPIIQGAMAWISNGNLAGHVSKAGGLGIIAGGGMPPEILRQEIRKAKSITENPFGVNLMLMMESVAEQIDVCIEEGVKVVTTGAGNPGIYMEKLKAAGIKVIPVVASVALAKRMEKIGADAVVAEGLEAGGHIGEITTMALATQVAREVSIPVIVAGGIASGEQFLAALALGGEAIQVGTIFIVAHECDVHENYKNLVLKAKDRSTVTTGNYTGHPVRVLNNKFSKTILELEEKGAPKEEIEELGKGKLRLAVVDGDVQNGSVMSGQVAGLVKEALSCQEIVDKLMNELKEEKVKLDQRFSTITF, from the coding sequence ATGCAAAAAAATAGAATTTGTGAATTATTAGGGATTAAATACCCAATTATCCAAGGTGCAATGGCGTGGATATCAAATGGAAACTTAGCAGGACATGTGTCTAAAGCTGGTGGATTAGGAATAATTGCTGGTGGAGGAATGCCGCCTGAAATTTTAAGACAAGAGATTAGAAAAGCAAAGTCAATTACTGAAAATCCATTTGGAGTTAACTTAATGTTAATGATGGAAAGTGTTGCTGAGCAAATAGATGTATGTATAGAAGAGGGAGTAAAAGTTGTTACAACTGGAGCAGGAAATCCAGGAATATACATGGAAAAATTAAAAGCTGCAGGAATTAAAGTTATACCAGTAGTTGCATCAGTTGCATTAGCAAAAAGAATGGAAAAAATAGGAGCCGATGCAGTAGTAGCTGAAGGACTAGAAGCAGGAGGACACATTGGTGAAATAACAACAATGGCACTTGCTACTCAAGTTGCAAGAGAGGTTTCAATTCCTGTTATCGTTGCTGGAGGAATTGCTTCAGGAGAGCAATTTTTAGCGGCATTAGCATTAGGTGGAGAAGCAATTCAAGTAGGAACTATATTCATAGTTGCTCACGAGTGTGATGTTCATGAGAACTATAAAAACTTAGTATTAAAAGCAAAAGATAGATCAACAGTAACAACTGGGAACTATACAGGACATCCAGTTAGAGTTTTAAATAACAAATTCTCAAAAACTATTTTAGAGCTAGAGGAAAAAGGAGCTCCAAAAGAGGAGATTGAAGAGTTAGGAAAAGGAAAATTAAGACTAGCAGTTGTAGATGGAGACGTTCAAAACGGAAGTGTAATGTCAGGACAAGTTGCAGGATTAGTTAAAGAAGCTTTAAGCTGCCAAGAGATTGTAGATAAGTTAATGAACGAGTTAAAAGAGGAAAAAGTAAAACTAGATCAAAGATTTTCAACAATAACTTTTTAA
- the pncA gene encoding bifunctional nicotinamidase/pyrazinamidase produces MKALIVVDIQNDFCEGGSLEVKNSNEIIPVTNKLIDYFYRNNLLVIGTKDWHPSNHKSFAINSGGNIGEIGILNNLPQIWWPQHCVQNSFGSEFHSDLIEIKNIIYKGTDPEIDSYSGFFDNGKLKKTDLFHLLKTHNITELFILGLATDYCVKYTVLDALDLKFKVNVIEDACRGVNLSSDDSKLAFDEMKQKGAHIIKSEDLI; encoded by the coding sequence ATGAAAGCACTTATTGTTGTTGATATTCAAAATGATTTTTGTGAAGGTGGTAGTCTTGAAGTTAAAAATTCAAATGAAATTATTCCTGTAACAAATAAACTTATTGATTATTTTTATAGAAATAATCTTCTAGTTATTGGAACAAAAGATTGGCATCCAAGTAATCACAAAAGCTTTGCTATAAACTCTGGTGGTAATATTGGAGAAATTGGAATTTTAAATAATCTTCCTCAAATTTGGTGGCCTCAGCATTGTGTTCAAAATAGTTTTGGTTCTGAATTTCATTCTGACCTTATAGAAATAAAAAATATTATTTATAAAGGAACTGATCCTGAAATTGATTCTTACAGTGGATTTTTCGACAATGGAAAATTAAAAAAAACTGACCTCTTTCATCTTCTAAAAACACACAATATAACCGAACTATTTATATTGGGATTAGCTACAGATTATTGTGTTAAATATACTGTTTTAGATGCCCTTGATCTAAAATTTAAGGTTAATGTTATTGAAGATGCTTGTAGAGGAGTTAATTTATCTTCTGACGATTCAAAACTTGCATTTGATGAGATGAAACAAAAAGGAGCTCATATAATTAAAAGTGAAGATCTTATATGA
- a CDS encoding GNAT family N-acetyltransferase — MNVILGISFFILGSLAVYIFQKKRFKKMTEEDFVCEVVQKAFLKEKLSDHNEHNLVRALLKSDAFIKDLSLTAKFKGMIVGYILFTKVKVGDETLLTLASLAVLPRFQKKGIGKSLIEKGHKIAKDLGYKGIVVLGHAEYYKKFGYEPASKWNIKCPLEVPDENFMAIELYPDSLKNINGIVEYAPEFGIK; from the coding sequence ATGAACGTAATATTAGGGATATCATTTTTTATATTAGGAAGTTTAGCTGTTTATATATTCCAAAAGAAAAGATTTAAAAAAATGACAGAGGAAGATTTTGTTTGTGAGGTTGTTCAAAAAGCATTTTTGAAAGAGAAGCTATCAGATCATAATGAACATAACTTAGTTAGAGCTTTATTGAAAAGTGATGCCTTTATAAAAGATTTATCATTAACTGCAAAATTTAAAGGGATGATAGTGGGATATATTCTATTTACTAAAGTTAAAGTTGGAGATGAAACTCTTTTAACACTTGCATCACTAGCAGTACTACCAAGATTCCAGAAGAAAGGAATTGGAAAAAGCTTAATTGAAAAAGGACATAAAATAGCTAAAGATTTAGGCTACAAAGGAATTGTTGTTTTAGGACATGCTGAGTACTATAAAAAATTTGGTTATGAACCAGCTTCAAAGTGGAATATAAAATGTCCATTAGAAGTTCCGGATGAAAACTTTATGGCTATTGAGTTATATCCAGATTCATTAAAAAATATAAATGGAATAGTTGAATATGCCCCAGAATTTGGGATTAAATAA
- a CDS encoding nitroreductase family protein has protein sequence MNFKDVVSNRRSVNFFDQNKDLDLKLFKEIINEAVLAPSAFNLQPWQIIAVHSAEAKEKLFSACTQPKIKEAAMTLIMVGDTFGYGRDNPMWNAKIDLGMSEEKVNQLINMCETVLYPTEVKRNAMAVRDVSLFAMNIMLCAKNVGVDTHPMIGFNEDKVKELFEIDEDKTVVMLLSIGYFDETKTLNPRERRLQFDEICEIV, from the coding sequence ATGAATTTTAAAGATGTTGTATCTAACAGAAGAAGCGTGAATTTTTTTGATCAAAATAAAGATTTAGATTTAAAACTTTTTAAAGAGATTATCAACGAAGCTGTTTTAGCTCCGTCAGCGTTCAATTTGCAACCTTGGCAAATTATAGCTGTTCACTCTGCTGAAGCTAAAGAAAAACTGTTTTCAGCATGTACTCAACCTAAAATAAAAGAAGCTGCAATGACTCTTATAATGGTTGGAGACACTTTTGGATATGGACGTGATAACCCTATGTGGAATGCTAAAATTGATTTAGGAATGAGCGAAGAAAAAGTTAATCAACTTATTAATATGTGTGAAACTGTTTTATATCCAACAGAGGTTAAAAGAAATGCCATGGCTGTTAGAGACGTTTCTCTTTTCGCTATGAATATAATGCTTTGTGCTAAAAATGTTGGAGTTGATACTCATCCAATGATTGGTTTTAATGAAGATAAGGTTAAAGAACTCTTCGAAATTGATGAGGATAAAACTGTTGTAATGTTGCTTTCGATAGGATATTTTGACGAAACTAAAACACTTAATCCTCGTGAGAGAAGACTTCAATTTGATGAAATCTGTGAAATAGTTTAA
- a CDS encoding MerR family transcriptional regulator — MKNRYKISELAKIADISKQTLIFYHKKGILIPEYIDENNGYRFYSNSQIWDLFFIITLKEAGFSLEEIKEYTKVKTPLKSLEFLEEKVDDIDKKIEELKKSRDTIQEKILCIKEMSSNLEEKVQLVELKAMKVYFIKIKDPVDEKEIAETYDKLQRLGNKNGIKEILYITKVKQKDIYENSEIPISEIGLLVPEEYSILGEEFIENKYCVMLRHKTTFDMIKLTYENLHRFIKENNFEVVGDSIEIGNEVVVPLENGFGGIIDIYIPVKKIEKF; from the coding sequence ATGAAAAATAGATATAAGATTTCAGAGTTAGCAAAAATAGCAGATATTTCAAAGCAAACATTGATTTTTTATCATAAAAAAGGTATCTTGATACCAGAATATATTGATGAGAATAATGGGTATAGATTTTATTCTAATTCTCAAATTTGGGATTTGTTTTTTATTATAACTTTAAAAGAAGCTGGATTTTCATTAGAAGAGATAAAAGAATATACAAAGGTAAAAACGCCCTTAAAAAGTTTAGAATTTTTAGAGGAAAAGGTAGATGATATTGATAAAAAAATAGAAGAATTAAAAAAAAGTAGAGATACAATTCAAGAGAAAATTTTATGTATAAAAGAGATGTCTTCAAATTTAGAAGAAAAAGTTCAGTTAGTAGAGTTAAAAGCTATGAAGGTTTATTTTATAAAGATAAAAGATCCTGTTGATGAGAAAGAGATAGCAGAAACATATGATAAATTACAGAGGTTAGGAAATAAAAATGGAATAAAGGAGATTCTATATATTACGAAAGTTAAGCAAAAGGATATATATGAAAATTCAGAAATTCCTATAAGTGAGATAGGACTCTTGGTTCCAGAAGAGTATAGTATTTTAGGAGAGGAGTTTATAGAAAATAAATATTGTGTTATGCTAAGACATAAAACGACTTTTGATATGATAAAGTTAACCTATGAAAATCTTCATAGATTTATTAAAGAGAATAATTTTGAAGTTGTTGGAGATTCGATAGAGATTGGAAATGAAGTTGTTGTTCCTCTTGAAAATGGGTTTGGAGGAATTATTGATATATATATTCCTGTAAAAAAAATTGAAAAATTTTAA